A window from Larimichthys crocea isolate SSNF chromosome XXIII, L_crocea_2.0, whole genome shotgun sequence encodes these proteins:
- the gyg1b gene encoding glycogenin-1b isoform X2 — translation MADQAFVTLATNDNYARGAMVWGKSLRNHNTSKKLVALIGPQVSEPCQSVLKRIFDEVRVVDVLDSGDTAHLAMMKRPDLGVTFTKLHCWTLTHYSKCVFMDADTLVLSNIDELFDREELSAAPDPGWPDCFNSGVFVFCPSMETYGKLLQYCTEHGSFDGGDQGVLNGFFNNWATADISKHLPFIYNLSSIAIYTYLPAFKQYGGNAKVVHFLGKTKPWSYAFDPKTKQIAGSVQEAATHSTFLLDWWTLYSSAVVPMLQEQYGDQPFHSGCVEGEGPSALVHAQALESQLSSEERKQKWEQGQADYMGMDSFDNIKKKLDTFLK, via the exons ATGGCAG atcAGGCTTTTGTTACGTTGGCTACCAATGACAACTATGCTCGGGGAGCCATGGTTTGGGGCAAGTCCCTCCGTAACCACAATACATCCAAGAAGTTGGTGGCACTCATTGGTCCACAAGTGTCAGAGCCTTGCCA GTCCGTGCTGAAGAGGATCTTTGACGAGGTGAGGGTGGTGGATGTGCTGGACAGTGGCGATACGGCACACCTGGCCATGATGAAGAGGCCTGACCTGGGCGTCACCTTCACCAAACTCCATTGCTGGACTCTGACGCACTActccaaatgtgttttcatggaCGCAGACACACTG GTGCTTTCAAATATAGACGAGCTGTTTGACAGAGAAGAGTTGTCAGCTGCTCCTGATCCCGGCTGGCCTGACTGCTTCAActctggtgtgtttgttttttgtccttctATGGAGACCTATGGCAAACTGCTTCAGTATTGTACAGAACACGGCAGCTTTGACG GTGGAGACCAGGGTGTTTTGAATGGCTTCTTCAACAATTGGGCAACAGCTGACATTTCAAAACACCTCCCCTTCATCTACAACCTCAGCAGCATAGCCATCTACACCTACCTTCCAGCATTCAAGCA ATATGGTGGCAATGCTAAGGTGGTCCACTTCCTAGGAAAGACCAAGCCATGGAGCTACGCATTTGACCCCAAAACCAAACAGATTGCAGGGAGCGTGCAGGAGGCCGCCACACACTCTACCTTCCTCCTGGACTGGTGGACCCTGTACTCCAGTGCTGTGGTGCCCATGCTGCAGGAACAATACGGAGACCAACCTTTCCACTCCGGATGTGTGGAG GGTGAGGGTCCCTCTGCACTTGTACATGCACAAGCACTCGAGTCCCAGCTGTCCTCTGAAGAACGGAAGCAGAAATGGGAGCAAGGTCAGGCAGACTACATGGGAATGGACTCATTTGACAATATCAAGAAAAAGCTTGACACGTTTCTCAAATAA
- the nck1b gene encoding cytoplasmic protein NCK1 isoform X2, with protein MDMANLFKHFFRIGKVKGRKGRDTASNADTDMYDNGERLYDLNLPALVKFSYTAEREDELSLVKGTRVVVMEKCSDGWWRGSYNGRSGWFPSNYVTEDVDGTAGGGGMGGGGDPAGSLTEKLAAVVNSTTNGNRVLHTVQALYPFSSGNDEELNFEKGEMMEVVEKPENDPEWWKCRKADGQLGLVPKNYVTVLDSTSHKPAAGPAGPPTPDCDYISPSGSGRFAGKEWYYGKVTRHQAEVALNQRGIEGDFLIRDSESSPNDFSISLKAQSKNKHFKVQLKENLYCIGQRKFNSMEELVEHYKKAPIFTSEQGDKLYLIKALAAS; from the exons GAATTGGGAAGGTGAAGGGCAGAAAGGGGAGAGACACGGCCTCCAATGCGGACACAGACATGTACGATAACGGCGAGCGGCTCTACGACCTCAACCTGCCCGCCCTGGTCAAGTTCAGCTACACGGCAGAGCGCGAGGACGAGCTGTCGCTTGTGAAAGGCACGcgggtggtggtgatggagaaGTGCAGCGACGGCTGGTGGCGCGGCAGCTACAACGGACGCTCCGGCTGGTTTCCGTCAAACTACGTGACGGAGGATGTGGACGGGACGGCGGGGGGAGGGGGCATGGGCGGGGGCGGAGACCCAGCGGGATCACTAACGGAGAAGCTGGCGGCCGTGGTGAACAGCACCACGAACGGGAACAGGGTGCTGCACACGGTCCAAGCGCTCTACCCTTTCAGCTCGGGCAACGACGAGGAGCTCAACTTCGAGAAGGGCGAGATGATGGAGGTCGTGGAGAAGCCCGAGAACGACCCGGAGTGGTGGAAGTGTCGCAAAGCGGACGGACAGCTGGGCTTGGTGCCTAAAAACTACGTCACTGTGCTGGACTCCACCTCCCATAAACCTGCAGCAGGGCCCGCTGGGCCGCCCACACCTGACTGTGATTACATCTCACCATCAGGCAGCGGGCGCTTCGCGGGGAAGGAGTGGTACTACGGAAAGGTGACGCGCCACCAGGCGGAGGTGGCCCTCAACCAGAGAGGCATAGAGGGAGACTTCCTCATCCGAGACAGCGAGTCATCG CCAAACGACTTCTCCATCTCCCTGAAGGCGCAGAGCAAGAACAAGCATTTCAAAGTGCAGCTGAAGGAAAACCTTTACTGCATTGGACAGCGCAAGTTCAACTCTATGGAAGAGCTTGTTGAACACTACAAAAAGGCACCCATCTTCACCAGTGAGCAGGGAGACAAACTGTACCTGATCAAGGCCCTGGCTGCCTCCTGA
- the gyg1b gene encoding glycogenin-1b isoform X1 — MADQAFVTLATNDNYARGAMVWGKSLRNHNTSKKLVALIGPQVSEPCQSVLKRIFDEVRVVDVLDSGDTAHLAMMKRPDLGVTFTKLHCWTLTHYSKCVFMDADTLVLSNIDELFDREELSAAPDPGWPDCFNSGVFVFCPSMETYGKLLQYCTEHGSFDGGDQGVLNGFFNNWATADISKHLPFIYNLSSIAIYTYLPAFKQYGGNAKVVHFLGKTKPWSYAFDPKTKQIAGSVQEAATHSTFLLDWWTLYSSAVVPMLQEQYGDQPFHSGCVEFQYSDMVTFQSAQGEGPSALVHAQALESQLSSEERKQKWEQGQADYMGMDSFDNIKKKLDTFLK, encoded by the exons ATGGCAG atcAGGCTTTTGTTACGTTGGCTACCAATGACAACTATGCTCGGGGAGCCATGGTTTGGGGCAAGTCCCTCCGTAACCACAATACATCCAAGAAGTTGGTGGCACTCATTGGTCCACAAGTGTCAGAGCCTTGCCA GTCCGTGCTGAAGAGGATCTTTGACGAGGTGAGGGTGGTGGATGTGCTGGACAGTGGCGATACGGCACACCTGGCCATGATGAAGAGGCCTGACCTGGGCGTCACCTTCACCAAACTCCATTGCTGGACTCTGACGCACTActccaaatgtgttttcatggaCGCAGACACACTG GTGCTTTCAAATATAGACGAGCTGTTTGACAGAGAAGAGTTGTCAGCTGCTCCTGATCCCGGCTGGCCTGACTGCTTCAActctggtgtgtttgttttttgtccttctATGGAGACCTATGGCAAACTGCTTCAGTATTGTACAGAACACGGCAGCTTTGACG GTGGAGACCAGGGTGTTTTGAATGGCTTCTTCAACAATTGGGCAACAGCTGACATTTCAAAACACCTCCCCTTCATCTACAACCTCAGCAGCATAGCCATCTACACCTACCTTCCAGCATTCAAGCA ATATGGTGGCAATGCTAAGGTGGTCCACTTCCTAGGAAAGACCAAGCCATGGAGCTACGCATTTGACCCCAAAACCAAACAGATTGCAGGGAGCGTGCAGGAGGCCGCCACACACTCTACCTTCCTCCTGGACTGGTGGACCCTGTACTCCAGTGCTGTGGTGCCCATGCTGCAGGAACAATACGGAGACCAACCTTTCCACTCCGGATGTGTGGAG TTCCAGTACAGTGACATGGTCACTTTTCAGAGCGCACAG GGTGAGGGTCCCTCTGCACTTGTACATGCACAAGCACTCGAGTCCCAGCTGTCCTCTGAAGAACGGAAGCAGAAATGGGAGCAAGGTCAGGCAGACTACATGGGAATGGACTCATTTGACAATATCAAGAAAAAGCTTGACACGTTTCTCAAATAA
- the bdh1 gene encoding D-beta-hydroxybutyrate dehydrogenase, mitochondrial, with protein sequence MAPLSVFRVALLVSFSVFLTVVLGLGLPALLNAAMRMLGLPETNVTECIVMLYLLFVLYVATPRIPRGLVEVKGKAVFVTGCDSGFGHALAKHLHELGFTVFAGCLLKDKGGDGAKELEDFNSDRMKVVQLDVCSEEQVNQAVEYIKDNLSDSERGLWAVVNNAGVSTFGEVEFTSMDTYKQVSEVNLWGTIRVTKAVLPLIRRAKGRVVNLASMYGRMGNIMRSPYCVSKYGVEAFSDCLRYEMKTWGVKVSIVEPGNFIVATGILTRDIVASTANKLWSEAPSHVKEDYGKTHFEQHMALMRSYCNSGQKDVAPVLDDITDAIMSKRPYARYNPMEPHWWIRMQLMTHLPGAISDFLYF encoded by the exons ATGGCTCCGCTCTCCGTGTTCCGAGTGGCACTTCTGGTGTcgttttcagtgtttctcactgTTGTTTTGGGTTTGGGACTGCCTGCTCTGCTGAACGCAGCCATGAGGATGTTGGGATTACCGGAGACAAATGTCACCGAGTGTATAGTTATGCTGTATTTACTTTTTGTGCTGTACGTGGCGACGCCTCGGATTCCCAGAGGATTGGTGGAG GTGAAGGGGAAAGCTGTGTTTGTCACAGGTTGTGACAGTGGATTTGGTCATGCACTTGCCAAACATCTGCACGAGCTTGGCTTCACCGTCTTCGCCGGATGTCTTCTTAAG GATAAAGGTGGAGACGGTGCGAAGGAACTGGAGGACTTCAATTCAGACCGCATGAAGGTAGTCCAGCTGGATGTCTGCAGTGAAGAGCAGGTGAACCAGGCAGTGGAATACATCAAAGACAATCTGTCTGACTCAGAAAGAG GTCTGTGGGCCGTGGTCAACAACGCTGGCGTGTCAACGTTTGGAGAAGTAGAGTTTACTTCCATGGACACCTACAAGCAGGTCTCAGAAGTCAACCTGTGGGGAACTATCCGAGTCACCAAGGCTGTTCTGCCCTTAATCCGCCGGGCCAAAG GCCGTGTTGTGAACCTGGCCAGCATGTACGGGAGGATGGGAAACATCATGCGCTCGCCTTACTGCGTATCTAAATACGGCGTGGAAGCGTTTTCTGATTGCCTTCGCTATGAGATGAAGACCTGGGGAGTAAAAGTATCCATAGTGGAACCAGGTAACTTCATCGTGGCCACCGGCATCCTAACCCGTGACATTGTGGCGAGCACGGCGAATAAGCTGTGGAGTGAGGCGCCCTCGCACGTGAAGGAGGACTACGGGAAAACCCACTTCGAGCAACACATGGCTCTGATGCGCAGCTACTGCAACAGCGGCCAGAAGGATGTGGCTCCTGTTCTGGATGACATCACCGACGCCATCATGTCCAAACGCCCTTATGCTCGATACAACCCCATGGAGCCGCACTGGTGGATCAGAATGCAGCTGATGACCCATCTTCCCGGCGCTATATCCGACTTCCTCTACTTTTAA